A stretch of Chitinophaga caeni DNA encodes these proteins:
- a CDS encoding bactofilin family protein, translating to MFNRGNTKSEGKSILPTSNINIIGAGTSIKGDIVCEGDIRIDGSVEGLVSTKSKVVVGPEGSVSGDIQCDSADILGQVTGIIKVDDLLFLKGNAVVKGDVYTKHFEMEPSANFNGRCHMEASEGKPENKHGRAKREQAQEEQPAETIA from the coding sequence ATGTTTAACCGAGGTAATACAAAGAGCGAGGGCAAAAGCATTTTGCCGACTTCCAATATCAACATTATTGGAGCTGGAACAAGTATCAAGGGGGATATCGTATGTGAAGGCGATATCAGGATCGATGGTTCAGTAGAAGGATTGGTCAGCACTAAGTCTAAAGTAGTAGTAGGACCAGAAGGGAGTGTTTCCGGTGATATTCAATGCGATAGCGCGGATATCCTGGGCCAGGTAACCGGTATCATCAAGGTCGACGATTTATTATTCCTGAAAGGGAATGCAGTAGTAAAAGGAGATGTTTACACCAAGCATTTCGAAATGGAGCCTTCTGCGAACTTCAACGGCCGTTGCCATATGGAAGCTTCCGAAGGAAAGCCTGAAAATAAACATGGAAGAGCGAAAAGAGAGCAAGCACAAGAAGAACAGCCAGCAGAAACCATCGCTTAG
- the porW gene encoding type IX secretion system periplasmic lipoprotein PorW/SprE, which translates to MFCNLAAMAQQPVQAQKSPTQVQQQHTRPANQKTPAEKMKSKPWNWKRQFFQNMTTRYNYYFHANLQLQGILAGVNRERQENYSEFLPFYPYSAESLNLNQSDLDSVITRASIAIQIHDARGKWIDDCYLLIGKAYYYKADWENADKTFAFINMNFAPKKKDEYKTVVGQSKNSQLSIATREKRKGVVGKMKHKSARNDAFLWQAKSYLEQGKYDDAQSLLNILSEDPYYPKRLHGSLAEMQAFRLYKQERYLESIEPLKVAIKDTDDKIQRARMQYILGQIYDYNKQPDSALVAFRDVLSFHPDPLMDFHARLEIAKNNILAEGGSLEESLAALEKMLKKENFIPYRDVIYFTMAEIAMPEDEARAEEFLQRSLKEPSDNTVQKAVTYYTLANMRYDDRNYAAAKKYYDSAAAVMPNDFSAAEIINARKDVLNEVDANIALIHQEDSLQAIAAMDPSSRNIFLEKRASEMKAEAKRKAALFGRENNSFYVPPSAEVTQQRLMNSNPLYAQQNGGQGNVNGSMGDWYFYNPVTKSSGLQEFKRRWGNRPLVDNWRRSAAAGIGTNARMPGDLSALDSVEAQLLSRNMEALPADSITVELLSKNLPLTPELLQQSKQKQMNAGFDLGKLYHDKLENLPEAIKAYDTLLIKFPEHPRKPEILYSLYVWNDQASNTQAAERYKNQLLKDYGATEFARAIRGVKFENVDDQNNKAALALYDSAYINYLSGNYDIVLQNKKAADSLYQKYPHQAQFEILNSMALAKLGDEAGAKAALEAVIQKYTADDEIIAKAQSLLNVMNHKQELVDYLSGLQVQNTDDKTRKVDENINIVYPWQRPDPKLVDSTQLQKAKDSLQNITPEPPPKPKTPYKLKGDDLTAANPHFVVLSFNRVEKAMIDKGVAQFSKYNAEKHAGEGIEVSSFVLTPTDIMLIFRLFPNEEAALKYWGEVQKEAPKSIIPHINPKDYSIFIISRENFILLNTSKDLQGYKEFFESNYELN; encoded by the coding sequence ATGTTCTGTAATCTTGCAGCCATGGCTCAACAGCCGGTACAAGCGCAGAAATCTCCCACCCAGGTACAGCAACAGCATACCAGGCCGGCTAATCAAAAGACCCCGGCCGAAAAGATGAAAAGCAAACCCTGGAACTGGAAAAGACAGTTTTTCCAGAATATGACTACACGTTATAACTATTATTTTCATGCTAATCTCCAGTTGCAAGGTATCTTGGCCGGCGTGAACCGCGAAAGGCAGGAGAACTACAGCGAGTTTTTACCTTTTTACCCGTATTCTGCCGAAAGCCTCAACCTCAATCAAAGTGACCTCGATTCCGTAATTACCAGGGCCTCTATCGCGATTCAAATCCACGATGCCCGCGGTAAATGGATCGATGATTGCTATTTGCTCATCGGGAAGGCTTATTATTATAAAGCTGATTGGGAAAATGCGGATAAAACCTTCGCTTTCATTAACATGAACTTTGCGCCTAAGAAGAAGGATGAGTATAAAACCGTGGTGGGGCAATCAAAAAATAGTCAACTTTCTATAGCTACCCGCGAAAAGAGGAAAGGTGTAGTGGGCAAGATGAAGCATAAATCTGCAAGGAATGACGCTTTCCTCTGGCAGGCCAAATCTTATTTGGAACAGGGTAAATATGATGATGCCCAATCATTACTGAATATCCTGAGCGAAGATCCATATTACCCCAAGAGGTTACATGGCAGCCTTGCCGAGATGCAAGCTTTCCGCTTGTATAAACAGGAACGTTACCTCGAATCTATCGAGCCGCTCAAAGTTGCTATCAAGGACACGGACGATAAAATTCAACGTGCCCGGATGCAGTATATCCTTGGGCAGATATATGATTATAACAAGCAGCCGGATTCGGCCTTGGTCGCTTTCCGCGATGTATTGAGCTTCCATCCCGACCCGCTGATGGATTTCCACGCCAGGTTAGAAATTGCCAAGAATAATATCTTGGCCGAAGGGGGAAGTTTAGAAGAGAGTTTAGCCGCCTTGGAAAAGATGCTCAAAAAGGAAAATTTCATCCCTTACCGCGACGTGATTTATTTTACGATGGCAGAAATCGCCATGCCCGAGGACGAAGCTAGGGCAGAGGAGTTTTTGCAACGATCGCTCAAGGAACCAAGTGACAATACAGTGCAGAAAGCCGTTACCTATTATACATTGGCAAACATGCGTTATGATGATAGGAACTATGCCGCTGCAAAAAAATATTACGATAGCGCCGCGGCCGTTATGCCAAACGATTTTTCCGCTGCAGAAATAATCAATGCCCGTAAAGACGTGCTCAATGAGGTGGATGCCAATATCGCATTGATCCACCAGGAAGATAGCTTGCAGGCTATCGCCGCGATGGATCCCTCGTCCAGGAATATTTTCCTCGAAAAGAGAGCCAGTGAAATGAAAGCGGAAGCCAAGCGGAAGGCCGCTTTGTTCGGCAGGGAAAATAATTCCTTTTACGTGCCGCCTTCAGCTGAAGTAACGCAGCAAAGATTGATGAACAGCAACCCTCTCTATGCACAACAGAACGGCGGGCAAGGGAATGTGAACGGCTCCATGGGAGATTGGTATTTTTATAACCCGGTGACGAAATCTTCCGGTTTACAAGAATTTAAAAGGAGATGGGGAAACCGTCCCCTGGTGGATAATTGGAGAAGATCCGCGGCGGCGGGCATCGGTACGAATGCCAGGATGCCCGGTGACCTGTCAGCGTTGGATAGTGTTGAAGCGCAATTGCTATCTCGCAACATGGAAGCGCTGCCTGCGGATAGCATCACGGTGGAATTATTGTCCAAGAACTTACCATTGACCCCGGAATTACTCCAGCAATCGAAACAGAAGCAGATGAATGCCGGGTTCGACCTGGGTAAATTATACCATGATAAATTGGAGAATTTGCCCGAAGCGATCAAGGCTTACGATACCTTGTTGATCAAATTCCCGGAACATCCGCGTAAACCTGAAATTTTATATTCGCTGTATGTTTGGAATGACCAGGCTAGTAATACACAGGCTGCGGAGCGGTATAAAAACCAGTTACTCAAAGATTACGGGGCAACAGAATTTGCCAGGGCCATCCGGGGCGTGAAATTTGAAAATGTTGATGATCAGAATAATAAGGCAGCATTGGCCTTGTATGATTCCGCTTATATTAATTATTTATCAGGGAATTACGATATCGTATTGCAAAATAAAAAGGCGGCAGATTCATTATATCAGAAATACCCGCACCAGGCACAGTTTGAAATTTTGAATAGCATGGCGCTTGCCAAACTTGGCGACGAAGCCGGCGCCAAGGCTGCATTAGAAGCCGTGATTCAAAAGTATACGGCCGATGATGAAATAATAGCCAAAGCGCAAAGTTTATTAAACGTAATGAATCATAAACAGGAACTGGTTGACTATCTTTCCGGCTTGCAAGTACAAAATACCGATGACAAGACCCGCAAAGTGGATGAAAATATCAATATTGTTTATCCTTGGCAAAGACCGGATCCCAAACTTGTTGATTCTACGCAATTACAAAAAGCGAAAGATTCACTTCAAAATATTACACCCGAACCGCCACCGAAACCGAAAACTCCTTACAAGTTGAAAGGAGATGATCTTACCGCGGCGAATCCCCATTTCGTTGTATTATCGTTTAACCGGGTTGAAAAAGCGATGATTGATAAAGGTGTGGCACAATTTTCGAAATACAATGCAGAGAAACATGCAGGAGAAGGGATCGAAGTAAGTAGTTTCGTATTGACGCCAACAGATATTATGCTGATATTCAGGCTGTTCCCGAACGAAGAAGCAGCGTTGAAGTACTGGGGTGAGGTACAAAAAGAAGCGCCAAAGTCGATTATCCCGCATATTAATCCGAAAGATTATTCGATTTTTATCATCTCCAGGGAGAACTTTATCTTGCTAAATACTTCTAAAGATTTGCAGGGGTATAAAGAATTTTTCGAATCGAATTACGAACTCAACTAG
- a CDS encoding transglycosylase domain-containing protein, whose translation MKKSVKILWLTVLGGMGLFVIILLLINFRIIGNMPSMEALENPRAALASEVLADDGTIMGKYYAVDRSNVDYKDISPNVIKALIATEDERFYSHSGIDAISTMAIPFYLMVGKKRGSSTITQQLALNLQTDNGAGQRARNPILRGFQKLTEWVIAVKLERNFTKEEIITLYLNTVAFGDNVYGIENGARTFFSKDPSRLSVEEAATLIGMLKGVTLYNPRRNPIESRNRRNTVINQMEKNGYLTEAEAESAKSKPIVLRYNKIDHNKGLAPYFREVLRGELKDWCKNHKKADGSEYNLYRDGLKIYTTINPRMQLYAEEAVAHHLKDLQKVFYNQNNIKTGSVWKKWNKDLQYFIKQTERYQNMKNDPDHEYTDEEIMKVFNTPTKMKIFSWNSFTEPELNEIDTVMTPVDSIKRMREVLQAGFMAMDPINGEVKAWVGGPDFRYFKNDHVIRSRRQVGSTFKPFLYCFALINGLSPNTILPNEPVTIGNWTISRNSEGSVGGEISMAGALAKSLNLVSVYLIKQLTPKAFADFAQNKIGFSTKIDPYPSIALGVSEISLYEMLQAYTMFAGRGIISKPIYITRIEDRNGNILETFAPEKREVISETNAYTMVKMMEGVTTTGGTGARLRFRYNLPGEIAGKTGTTNDNTDGWFIGYTPQILAGAWVGCDNNYLRFSTTRIGQGANTGLPIWAYFYQKLLNDKTLGYDSKSTFPIPPNFHEDLYLDYKTDVLPGAEAENTGNGSAEDYGGYVDVQALEAQADKEARAREKAKKEAKAKEQQKNNKGDQKDGKQPKAQYPPKND comes from the coding sequence ATGAAGAAATCGGTTAAAATATTGTGGCTGACTGTTTTAGGTGGGATGGGATTATTTGTTATAATACTTTTGTTAATCAACTTCCGTATTATTGGTAATATGCCGTCCATGGAAGCGCTCGAAAATCCGAGGGCAGCCCTGGCATCCGAGGTATTAGCCGATGATGGCACCATCATGGGGAAATACTATGCGGTGGATCGTTCGAATGTCGATTATAAAGATATCTCCCCCAATGTTATCAAGGCCTTGATCGCTACCGAGGATGAGCGTTTTTATTCACACTCCGGTATCGATGCTATCAGTACGATGGCGATCCCATTTTACCTGATGGTTGGGAAAAAGAGGGGATCCAGTACTATTACACAACAACTTGCGCTCAACCTGCAAACAGATAACGGCGCGGGGCAGCGGGCGCGTAACCCGATTTTACGGGGATTTCAAAAACTTACGGAATGGGTAATTGCCGTGAAGTTGGAACGCAACTTTACCAAGGAAGAAATTATTACGCTTTATTTGAATACGGTTGCTTTCGGGGATAACGTGTACGGCATCGAAAATGGCGCCCGTACCTTCTTCAGTAAAGATCCTTCCCGTTTATCCGTGGAAGAAGCAGCTACCTTGATAGGAATGTTAAAAGGTGTAACCTTGTATAATCCCCGCCGTAACCCGATCGAATCGAGGAACAGGAGAAATACGGTGATCAACCAGATGGAAAAAAATGGTTATCTCACCGAGGCTGAAGCGGAATCCGCTAAAAGCAAACCGATCGTATTGCGCTATAATAAAATTGATCATAACAAAGGTTTAGCGCCGTATTTCAGGGAAGTTTTGCGCGGCGAATTGAAAGATTGGTGTAAAAATCATAAGAAAGCCGATGGTTCGGAATACAACTTGTACCGCGATGGACTGAAAATTTATACCACTATCAATCCCAGGATGCAACTGTACGCGGAAGAAGCAGTTGCGCATCACTTGAAAGATTTACAGAAAGTTTTTTATAATCAGAATAATATTAAAACCGGTTCCGTTTGGAAAAAATGGAACAAGGACCTGCAATATTTTATCAAGCAAACGGAGCGTTATCAAAATATGAAGAACGATCCGGATCATGAATATACCGATGAGGAAATCATGAAAGTGTTTAACACGCCGACCAAGATGAAAATATTTTCTTGGAACAGCTTCACGGAGCCGGAGTTGAATGAAATTGATACGGTGATGACCCCGGTCGATTCCATCAAGCGGATGCGGGAAGTATTGCAGGCGGGTTTCATGGCGATGGATCCGATCAATGGTGAAGTGAAAGCCTGGGTCGGCGGGCCGGATTTCAGGTACTTTAAAAACGACCACGTTATCCGTAGCCGCAGGCAAGTGGGATCCACTTTCAAACCTTTCCTTTATTGCTTCGCGTTAATCAACGGGTTATCGCCCAACACGATACTTCCGAATGAACCCGTGACGATCGGGAACTGGACGATCTCCCGTAACTCCGAGGGAAGTGTAGGTGGTGAAATATCCATGGCCGGGGCTTTGGCGAAGTCGTTGAACCTCGTTTCAGTTTACCTGATCAAGCAATTAACGCCGAAAGCTTTCGCAGATTTTGCGCAGAATAAAATAGGTTTCTCAACGAAGATCGATCCGTATCCTTCCATCGCATTGGGGGTATCGGAGATTTCGCTGTATGAAATGTTGCAGGCATATACGATGTTTGCCGGGAGGGGCATCATCTCTAAACCGATTTACATTACCCGTATAGAAGACAGGAACGGTAATATCCTCGAAACTTTTGCACCGGAGAAAAGGGAAGTGATTTCCGAAACGAATGCTTACACGATGGTAAAAATGATGGAAGGTGTTACAACGACCGGGGGGACCGGCGCCCGTTTACGTTTCAGGTATAACTTACCTGGGGAAATCGCAGGTAAAACCGGGACAACGAACGATAATACGGATGGTTGGTTTATCGGTTACACACCGCAGATTTTAGCAGGCGCATGGGTAGGTTGTGATAATAATTACCTCCGCTTTTCAACCACCAGGATAGGACAAGGTGCTAATACCGGCTTGCCGATCTGGGCTTATTTCTACCAGAAACTGCTGAATGATAAAACATTGGGTTACGACTCCAAGTCGACATTCCCAATTCCACCGAATTTTCATGAAGACTTGTACCTTGATTATAAAACCGATGTGCTGCCGGGTGCAGAAGCAGAAAATACGGGTAACGGTTCGGCGGAAGATTATGGCGGTTACGTAGATGTACAGGCTTTAGAAGCCCAGGCCGATAAAGAAGCGAGGGCGCGTGAGAAAGCTAAGAAAGAAGCTAAAGCGAAAGAACAGCAGAAGAATAATAAGGGTGATCAGAAAGATGGAAAGCAACCGAAAGCACAGTATCCTCCTAAGAACGATTAA
- a CDS encoding AtpZ/AtpI family protein gives MEERKESKHKKNSQQKPSLSNKQLLLKYSGLAFQMLVAIGMALFLGYKVDQWVGLGFPLFIIIFSLLALALLLWQIIKDTNKPNEEN, from the coding sequence ATGGAAGAGCGAAAAGAGAGCAAGCACAAGAAGAACAGCCAGCAGAAACCATCGCTTAGTAATAAGCAGTTGCTGCTGAAATACTCCGGGCTGGCATTTCAAATGCTGGTCGCGATCGGTATGGCTCTTTTCTTAGGTTATAAAGTTGATCAGTGGGTTGGTTTAGGCTTCCCACTGTTCATCATCATTTTTTCTTTATTGGCATTAGCACTACTTTTGTGGCAAATTATAAAAGACACTAATAAACCAAATGAAGAAAACTGA
- a CDS encoding SprT-like domain-containing protein, which yields MKKEHPLSALAAYLPKGSFDLILPFLTDYKVHLTVTRERQSVLGDYRHPVAGKGGHRISVNSTLNRYSFLVTLLHEFAHMITFELYGHSVAAHGKEWKHEYSKILKSFVGKSLFPPDVELAIRQSMQNPGASSCSDEQLMRVLRQYDDKKENHYLVEQLPLHQLFKTKDGRIFRRGERIRKRFRCEEVGTSKVYLFSPVYEVELVEN from the coding sequence TTGAAAAAAGAACATCCTTTATCAGCATTAGCCGCCTATTTGCCCAAAGGATCTTTCGATCTAATCTTACCATTCTTAACGGATTATAAAGTTCACCTTACCGTTACGCGGGAAAGACAAAGCGTACTGGGTGATTACCGCCACCCCGTTGCCGGGAAAGGCGGTCATAGGATCAGCGTGAACAGCACCCTGAACCGGTACTCTTTTCTCGTGACCTTGCTGCACGAGTTCGCACATATGATCACGTTCGAATTGTACGGGCATTCAGTAGCTGCCCATGGCAAAGAATGGAAACATGAATATTCCAAGATTTTGAAATCCTTCGTCGGGAAATCCCTTTTTCCCCCGGATGTTGAATTAGCTATCCGGCAAAGCATGCAGAACCCCGGGGCGAGCTCCTGCTCTGATGAGCAATTGATGCGCGTGCTACGTCAATATGATGATAAGAAGGAAAATCATTACCTCGTGGAGCAATTACCGTTGCACCAGCTTTTTAAAACGAAAGATGGCAGGATATTCCGCCGCGGTGAAAGGATCAGGAAAAGATTTCGCTGTGAAGAGGTGGGAACGAGTAAGGTGTATTTATTTAGCCCGGTGTACGAGGTGGAATTAGTCGAAAACTAG